The Streptomyces sp. NBC_00344 genome includes a window with the following:
- a CDS encoding nucleotide disphospho-sugar-binding domain-containing protein, translated as MRVLMLSTPFPTHFTPMVPLAWALMGAGHEVKVAAQPDVTDAARAAGISATDIGDRFHGLDVLQRHLPDGVRPLELMGPTPPEKMAGSTKLWETHARYLLSSYLEFARSWRPDLIVSEQMELTGQIVARVLGIPSVQHRWGVDPLSGPSRASARNFLYGTAERLGVGGLPDPDMLLDPCPPALRHPSAAPGAPIGYVPFNGTGTVPEWLRVPAADGVRRVVVCLGRQTLVLNGTGLFRSIIAAFEGLAGVEAVVTADPAFHEGFGALPENVRVVEPVPLNLFLRDCDAVIHHGGANTTLTSCSFGLPQVVLPQIVDQFASAELLAAAGAARVLGEAAPQNDPGQVREAVRDVLDDPRYLKCARELQADMAEMPSPARVVEDLEQLAG; from the coding sequence ATGCGCGTACTGATGCTGAGCACCCCCTTTCCGACCCACTTCACGCCCATGGTGCCGCTGGCCTGGGCACTGATGGGGGCGGGTCACGAGGTGAAGGTCGCCGCGCAGCCTGACGTGACGGACGCGGCACGCGCCGCGGGCATCTCGGCCACCGACATCGGTGACCGCTTCCACGGCCTCGACGTGCTCCAGCGGCACCTCCCCGACGGGGTGCGCCCGCTGGAGCTGATGGGTCCGACACCGCCGGAGAAGATGGCGGGCTCGACCAAGCTGTGGGAGACCCACGCCCGCTATCTGCTCAGCTCCTACCTGGAGTTCGCACGGAGCTGGCGCCCCGACCTGATCGTCTCGGAACAGATGGAACTGACGGGACAGATCGTGGCCCGGGTTCTCGGCATCCCGTCCGTTCAGCACCGCTGGGGTGTGGACCCGCTCAGCGGCCCCTCCCGTGCCTCGGCCCGTAATTTCCTGTACGGGACGGCGGAGCGGCTCGGCGTCGGGGGGCTGCCCGACCCCGATATGTTGCTGGACCCGTGCCCGCCTGCGCTGCGCCATCCCAGCGCCGCACCGGGTGCGCCGATCGGCTATGTGCCGTTCAACGGCACGGGTACCGTGCCGGAATGGCTGCGGGTGCCGGCCGCCGACGGTGTCCGCCGGGTCGTGGTGTGCCTGGGCCGCCAGACCCTGGTGCTCAACGGCACCGGTCTCTTCCGCTCGATCATCGCGGCCTTCGAGGGGCTCGCCGGTGTCGAGGCGGTGGTGACGGCGGACCCCGCGTTCCATGAGGGCTTCGGCGCGCTCCCCGAGAACGTACGGGTGGTCGAGCCGGTGCCGCTCAACCTCTTCCTGCGCGACTGTGACGCCGTCATCCACCACGGGGGCGCCAACACGACCCTGACATCGTGCTCGTTCGGTCTGCCGCAGGTGGTGCTCCCGCAGATCGTGGACCAGTTCGCGTCGGCCGAGCTGCTGGCCGCGGCCGGCGCGGCCCGGGTGCTCGGCGAGGCAGCCCCGCAGAACGACCCCGGCCAGGTGCGGGAAGCCGTCAGGGACGTGCTGGATGACCCGCGCTACCTCAAGTGTGCGCGGGAACTGCAGGCGGACATGGCGGAGATGCCGAGCCCGGCCCGGGTCGTCGAGGACCTGGAGCAACTGGCCGGCTGA
- a CDS encoding glucose-1-phosphate thymidylyltransferase, with protein MKALVLSGGTGSRLRPFSYSMPKQLIPIANKPVLERVLDNIRALGVTEIGIIVGNHVQEIAEVIGDGSRLGVEITYIPQESPQGLAQCVSLARDFLGDDDFVMYLGDNMLPEGIAEAAAEFHALRPAAQVLVAQVEDPRAFGVAEVDARGVVERLVEKPPVPRSNLALIGVYFFTPAIHLAVDSIVPSARGELEITDAIQWLVTSGATVRAQEYSGYWKDTGRVEDVLECNQMLLDGIERRVEGEVDDQSVLIGAVVVEAGAKITRSFVEGPVVIGAGTVLEDSHVGPHTSIGRDCVLSGTHLDYSIALDGATVSAVRGLHGSLLGRSAAVTGIELGNRHHRLVVGDHTRVEVAA; from the coding sequence ATGAAGGCTCTGGTTCTGAGCGGCGGTACGGGCAGCCGTCTGCGCCCGTTCAGCTACTCCATGCCCAAGCAGCTCATCCCGATCGCCAACAAGCCCGTCCTGGAACGGGTGCTGGACAACATCCGCGCTCTCGGTGTCACCGAGATCGGCATCATCGTCGGAAACCACGTGCAGGAGATAGCCGAGGTCATCGGCGACGGCTCACGGCTCGGCGTCGAGATCACCTATATCCCGCAGGAGAGCCCGCAGGGTCTCGCGCAGTGCGTCTCGCTCGCCAGGGACTTCCTCGGCGACGACGACTTCGTGATGTACCTCGGCGACAACATGCTTCCCGAAGGCATCGCCGAGGCCGCTGCCGAGTTCCACGCGCTGCGTCCCGCGGCCCAGGTCTTGGTCGCCCAGGTCGAGGACCCGCGCGCCTTCGGCGTCGCCGAGGTCGACGCGCGGGGTGTGGTGGAACGTCTCGTCGAGAAGCCGCCGGTGCCGCGCTCCAACCTGGCACTGATCGGCGTCTACTTCTTCACCCCGGCCATCCACCTGGCCGTCGACTCGATCGTGCCGAGCGCCCGCGGCGAGCTGGAGATCACCGACGCCATCCAGTGGCTGGTGACCAGCGGCGCCACCGTCCGGGCCCAGGAGTACTCCGGGTACTGGAAGGACACCGGCCGGGTCGAGGACGTGCTGGAGTGCAACCAGATGCTCCTCGACGGAATCGAGCGCCGCGTCGAAGGCGAGGTCGACGACCAGAGCGTGCTCATCGGCGCCGTCGTCGTCGAAGCGGGCGCGAAGATCACCCGTTCGTTCGTGGAGGGCCCCGTCGTGATCGGCGCGGGCACGGTCCTCGAGGACAGCCACGTCGGTCCGCACACATCCATCGGCCGGGACTGTGTCCTGTCCGGCACCCATCTCGACTACTCGATCGCCCTCGACGGTGCGACCGTCTCCGCGGTGCGGGGCCTGCACGGCTCCCTGCTCGGCCGGTCCGCGGCCGTCACCGGCATCGAACTGGGCAACCGCCACCACCGCCTGGTGGTCGGCGACCACACCCGCGTGGAGGTCGCGGCATGA
- the ssuE gene encoding NADPH-dependent FMN reductase, with translation MPTILAVSGSPSPVSSTHQVLTLAADRLAGRGHRVETLAVRTLPPAELLKADLQHPQLASAAARFAEADAIVLATPVYKAGCSGLLKSFLDLLPQFALEGKVVLPLATGGSLAHVLALDYGLRPVLMSMKPRAVAESFFVHAGGIRQGPGGFAGLEPAVGALLDEATDRFAELVESLSDRTAHTAAPRVLVSAA, from the coding sequence ATGCCGACGATCCTCGCCGTGTCCGGCAGTCCGTCGCCGGTCTCCAGCACCCATCAGGTACTCACCCTCGCGGCGGACCGGCTCGCCGGGCGCGGGCACCGGGTGGAGACCCTCGCCGTACGCACCCTGCCCCCGGCCGAGCTCCTCAAGGCCGACCTGCAGCACCCTCAACTCGCTTCCGCAGCAGCCCGGTTCGCCGAGGCCGACGCCATCGTTCTGGCAACGCCGGTCTACAAGGCGGGCTGTTCGGGACTGCTGAAGTCATTCCTCGATCTCCTCCCGCAGTTCGCCCTTGAGGGCAAGGTCGTGCTGCCACTGGCCACCGGTGGCTCGCTCGCCCATGTGCTCGCCCTCGACTACGGACTGCGCCCCGTCCTCATGTCGATGAAGCCACGCGCCGTGGCGGAGAGCTTCTTCGTGCACGCCGGCGGAATCCGGCAGGGCCCGGGTGGCTTCGCCGGCCTGGAACCCGCCGTGGGGGCCCTGCTCGACGAGGCGACGGACCGGTTCGCCGAACTGGTGGAGAGCCTCTCGGACCGTACCGCGCACACCGCCGCACCCCGGGTGCTGGTGTCCGCCGCCTGA
- a CDS encoding dTDP-4-dehydrorhamnose 3,5-epimerase family protein: MRIEETAVPDAYRIMPQLLTDPRGSFHESYRYDQLAAETGHHFVPRQVNYSSSARNTVRGLHGVSIPPGQAKLVSCVRGVLLDVVVDVRVGSPTFGRHETTILDARNGLAVYVAEGLAHGFVALTDDTCISYLCSTEYQPGTQLDLRAFDPELALPWAHWLTGEPLLSEKDAAAPTVAEAAESGLLPSYEMCLELYGRVRESIA; the protein is encoded by the coding sequence ATGAGGATCGAAGAGACCGCCGTACCGGACGCGTACCGGATCATGCCGCAGCTGCTGACGGACCCCCGCGGCAGTTTCCACGAGTCGTACAGATACGACCAGCTCGCCGCCGAGACCGGGCACCATTTCGTGCCGCGTCAGGTCAACTACTCCTCCTCGGCGCGCAACACGGTGCGGGGGCTGCACGGCGTGTCCATCCCGCCGGGGCAGGCCAAGCTCGTCAGCTGTGTGCGGGGCGTGCTGCTCGACGTGGTGGTGGACGTGCGGGTCGGTTCTCCCACCTTCGGCAGGCACGAGACCACGATCCTCGACGCGCGCAACGGGCTGGCGGTGTATGTGGCCGAGGGACTCGCGCACGGGTTCGTGGCGCTGACCGACGACACCTGCATCAGCTATCTCTGCTCGACCGAGTACCAGCCGGGCACCCAGCTCGACCTGCGGGCGTTCGACCCGGAGCTGGCGCTGCCGTGGGCCCACTGGCTCACCGGGGAACCCCTGCTCTCCGAGAAGGACGCGGCGGCGCCCACGGTGGCCGAGGCCGCCGAGAGCGGACTGCTGCCGTCCTACGAGATGTGCCTCGAGCTGTACGGGCGCGTCCGGGAGAGCATCGCCTGA
- a CDS encoding MupA/Atu3671 family FMN-dependent luciferase-like monooxygenase, with translation MNADSRQTGGRSTDDRAGERPLDFGVFFFAAVGDRAQETYRLMLDAARRADELGFAFVSTPERHFHRFGGAFPNPAVTSAAIASVTSRIQIRAGSVVTPLHPAARIVEDFAMVDGISGGRVAISVGSGWNVNDFLIAPEKYEIRREQMIRDVTDIRAAWRTGRWTGPNPLGAEVTLPVYPRPVQDELSVWVTASRSEGTFREAGRLGCNILTHLENQDVESLSGKIALYREARAEAGWDGPGKITVMMHTYVGDDANEAREVGGSSLRDYLLSAIDLEALAVEAGGRMSGNKEGRDVLSAVRAQRKLAELGVNRYLSGNSLIGSVEECSETARRVRAAGVDEIACLVDFVADPELVLGSLERLDAVRVNASSAAEPALAG, from the coding sequence ATGAACGCGGATTCACGGCAGACCGGCGGCCGGAGTACGGACGACCGGGCAGGTGAGCGGCCGCTGGACTTCGGTGTCTTCTTCTTCGCCGCGGTCGGCGACCGGGCACAGGAGACCTACCGGCTGATGCTGGACGCGGCCCGCCGCGCCGACGAGCTGGGCTTCGCCTTCGTGTCGACACCCGAGCGGCACTTCCACCGGTTCGGGGGTGCCTTCCCCAACCCGGCGGTCACATCGGCGGCCATCGCCTCGGTGACCAGCCGCATTCAGATACGGGCCGGCAGCGTCGTCACGCCGCTGCACCCGGCCGCCCGCATCGTCGAGGACTTCGCGATGGTGGACGGCATCTCCGGAGGCCGGGTGGCGATCTCGGTCGGCTCCGGGTGGAACGTCAACGACTTCCTGATCGCGCCCGAGAAGTACGAGATCCGGCGCGAGCAGATGATCCGGGACGTGACCGACATCAGGGCCGCCTGGCGTACGGGCCGCTGGACCGGGCCCAACCCGCTGGGCGCCGAGGTCACCCTGCCCGTCTACCCGCGCCCGGTGCAGGACGAGCTGTCCGTCTGGGTGACCGCCTCACGCAGCGAGGGCACGTTCCGCGAGGCGGGCCGGCTCGGCTGCAACATCCTGACGCACCTGGAGAACCAGGACGTCGAATCCCTCTCCGGCAAGATCGCCCTCTACCGCGAGGCGCGCGCCGAAGCGGGCTGGGACGGCCCCGGCAAGATCACCGTGATGATGCACACCTACGTCGGCGACGATGCCAACGAGGCCCGCGAAGTGGGCGGCAGCAGCCTCCGGGACTATCTGCTCTCGGCAATCGATCTGGAGGCCCTCGCGGTCGAGGCCGGCGGACGGATGAGCGGGAACAAGGAGGGCCGTGACGTGCTCTCCGCGGTGCGCGCCCAGCGCAAGCTCGCCGAACTGGGCGTCAACCGGTACCTCTCGGGGAACTCGCTGATCGGCTCGGTCGAGGAGTGCAGCGAGACAGCCCGCCGGGTCCGCGCCGCCGGGGTCGACGAGATCGCCTGCCTGGTCGACTTCGTCGCCGACCCGGAGCTGGTGCTCGGCTCGCTCGAACGGCTCGACGCGGTACGCGTCAACGCCTCGTCCGCCGCCGAGCCCGCCCTCGCCGGCTGA
- a CDS encoding class I adenylate-forming enzyme family protein translates to MTTQTLVAADTGTDTVHGLLAAAVAARPGAPAVRDASGMWTYAELDAWSRAYADWLTAQGVGHGDRILVRTGNTREFAALMFGALRRGIVFVPVNPAMKRFHLNTVVPDCGPALVIGQDAQDTAVLRELTDCPVHELDEVRRGAGALYTASPDASGEERAVAPDDLGLLIYTSGSTSAPKAVMSTHAPIVFAARAIQARLRYREDDVVLVAVPVSFDYGLYQILLSVIAGAQTVLTSPDRHVRLLGTLHEHGVTVVPLVPSLAEMLLTLSRRDKREAPAVRLFTNTGAALTGPVIAQLRSAFPKAQVSPMFGTTECKRITVLEPDGDLARPGSVGRALDGTEVLILDDDGRLLPPGTVGEIAVRGPHIMTGYWRAPEQTALRFRPDPVTGEVTLHTGDYGHLDGDGHLYFEGRRDDLFKRKGVRMGTLEIETAALDIPGVTAAAALAPADGHDLTLYAVTELTAEEVLTQLGERLEAAKIPAGCRLLAELPLTPNGKTDKQRLRREQA, encoded by the coding sequence ATGACGACTCAGACGCTGGTTGCCGCGGACACCGGCACCGACACCGTCCACGGACTGCTCGCAGCGGCCGTGGCCGCCCGGCCCGGCGCACCCGCGGTGCGCGACGCATCGGGCATGTGGACCTATGCGGAACTGGATGCCTGGTCACGTGCGTACGCCGACTGGCTCACCGCACAGGGGGTGGGGCACGGTGACCGGATCCTGGTCCGTACCGGCAACACCCGTGAATTCGCTGCCCTGATGTTCGGCGCACTGCGCCGCGGCATCGTCTTCGTGCCGGTCAATCCGGCGATGAAGCGCTTTCATCTGAACACCGTGGTGCCGGACTGCGGGCCGGCCCTGGTGATCGGCCAGGACGCGCAGGACACCGCGGTGCTCCGCGAACTGACCGACTGCCCCGTCCACGAGCTGGACGAGGTGCGGCGGGGCGCCGGCGCGTTGTACACCGCGTCCCCCGACGCGTCCGGTGAGGAGCGCGCCGTCGCCCCTGACGACCTGGGGCTGCTCATCTACACCTCGGGCTCCACATCGGCGCCCAAGGCCGTGATGAGCACCCACGCCCCCATCGTCTTCGCGGCGCGGGCGATCCAGGCCCGGCTGCGGTACCGCGAGGACGATGTGGTCCTCGTCGCTGTGCCGGTCTCCTTCGACTACGGGCTCTACCAGATCCTGCTGTCCGTGATCGCGGGCGCGCAGACCGTGCTGACCTCGCCCGACCGCCATGTGCGGCTGCTCGGCACCCTGCACGAGCACGGCGTCACCGTGGTCCCGCTGGTGCCCTCGCTGGCCGAGATGCTGCTCACGCTCTCCAGGCGCGACAAGCGCGAGGCCCCCGCGGTCCGGCTGTTCACCAACACCGGCGCGGCACTCACCGGACCGGTCATCGCCCAGTTGCGCAGCGCGTTTCCGAAGGCCCAGGTGTCGCCGATGTTCGGCACCACCGAGTGCAAGCGGATCACGGTCCTCGAACCGGACGGCGATCTCGCACGGCCGGGCTCGGTGGGCCGGGCGCTCGACGGGACCGAGGTGCTGATCCTCGACGACGACGGCCGGCTCCTGCCGCCCGGAACGGTCGGCGAGATCGCCGTCCGCGGACCACACATCATGACCGGCTACTGGCGGGCCCCCGAGCAGACCGCGCTGCGGTTCCGCCCGGACCCGGTGACCGGCGAAGTGACCCTGCACACCGGCGACTACGGACACCTCGACGGTGACGGACACCTGTACTTCGAGGGCCGCAGGGACGACCTGTTCAAGCGCAAGGGTGTCCGCATGGGGACCCTGGAGATCGAGACGGCGGCCCTGGACATCCCCGGTGTCACGGCGGCCGCAGCCCTCGCTCCCGCGGACGGCCACGACCTCACGCTGTACGCCGTCACGGAGCTGACAGCCGAAGAGGTGCTCACCCAGCTCGGCGAGCGCCTGGAGGCCGCCAAGATCCCGGCAGGCTGCCGGCTGCTGGCCGAACTCCCGCTCACCCCCAACGGCAAGACCGACAAGCAGCGGCTGCGCCGCGAGCAGGCCTGA
- the rfbB gene encoding dTDP-glucose 4,6-dehydratase, with protein sequence MSKILVTGGAGFIGSHYVRTLLEGGYEGYEDAEVTVLDKLTYAGNRENLPASHPRLAFVQGDICDLPLLLELFPGHDAVVHFAAESHVDRSLESAAEFISTNVGGTQNVMEAALRAGVQRVVHVSTDEVYGSIDEGSWTEEWPLLPNSPYAASKAGSDLITRAYWRTHGLNVSTTRCSNNYGPYQHPEKLIPRFVTNLLEGETVPLYGEGANIREWLHVDDHCRAIQLVLTRGRAGEVYNVGGGNEQTNRQITERLLDLTGNDWSKVVRVADRKGHDLRYSLSEAKIAEELGYAPRISFEDGLAETAAWYRDNPGWWKAVKHAPKENEK encoded by the coding sequence ATGAGCAAGATCCTTGTTACCGGCGGCGCCGGCTTCATCGGCTCGCACTACGTACGCACTCTCCTGGAGGGCGGCTACGAGGGCTACGAGGACGCGGAGGTCACCGTCCTCGACAAGCTGACCTACGCGGGCAACCGCGAGAACCTGCCCGCGTCCCACCCCCGTCTGGCCTTCGTCCAGGGAGACATCTGCGACCTGCCGCTGCTCCTCGAGCTGTTCCCCGGTCATGACGCGGTGGTGCACTTCGCGGCCGAGTCCCACGTGGACCGCTCCCTCGAGTCGGCGGCCGAGTTCATCAGCACGAATGTCGGCGGCACCCAGAACGTCATGGAGGCCGCGCTGCGGGCGGGTGTCCAGCGGGTGGTGCACGTCTCCACCGACGAGGTGTACGGCTCGATCGACGAGGGCTCGTGGACCGAGGAATGGCCGCTGCTTCCCAACTCACCCTATGCGGCGTCCAAGGCGGGCTCGGACCTGATCACCCGCGCCTACTGGCGCACCCACGGCCTGAACGTCTCCACCACCCGCTGCTCCAACAACTACGGGCCGTACCAGCACCCGGAGAAGCTGATCCCCCGCTTCGTCACCAACCTGCTGGAGGGCGAGACGGTCCCGCTCTACGGCGAGGGCGCGAACATCCGCGAGTGGCTGCACGTCGACGACCACTGCCGCGCCATCCAGCTGGTCCTCACCAGGGGCCGGGCCGGTGAGGTCTACAACGTGGGCGGCGGCAACGAGCAGACCAACCGCCAGATCACCGAGCGCCTTCTCGACCTGACCGGCAACGACTGGTCCAAGGTGGTCCGGGTCGCCGACCGCAAGGGCCACGACCTGCGCTACTCGCTGAGCGAGGCGAAGATAGCGGAGGAACTGGGTTACGCACCGCGTATCTCCTTCGAGGACGGCCTGGCCGAGACCGCCGCCTGGTACCGCGACAATCCGGGCTGGTGGAAAGCGGTCAAACACGCGCCGAAGGAGAACGAGAAGTGA
- a CDS encoding phosphopantetheine-binding protein — protein MTTADVQWDAGFEELLTSVLPRSKGSGPLDPALDLKKAGLDSMATIELLVRLEDTYEVEFPENTLTGATFATPAALWTVLHAQRTAANA, from the coding sequence ATGACCACCGCTGACGTTCAGTGGGACGCCGGCTTCGAGGAGCTGCTGACCTCGGTACTGCCGCGCAGCAAGGGCTCCGGCCCGCTCGATCCGGCGCTCGACCTCAAGAAGGCGGGCCTCGACTCGATGGCCACCATCGAGCTGCTGGTCCGCCTGGAGGACACCTACGAGGTGGAGTTCCCCGAGAACACCCTCACAGGCGCCACCTTCGCCACCCCGGCGGCGCTGTGGACAGTGCTGCACGCGCAGCGCACCGCGGCCAACGCCTGA
- a CDS encoding FAD-dependent oxidoreductase: MPDASARTAQVLVVGAGPVGLSTAHELARHGVRVRLVDAAAGPATTSRALATHARTLETYDQMGILDELLPRGQRVEHFTLHQNGRRLIRFDTDYSRLPTRFPFTLMVDQVITEEVLRTATARRGVEVEWGVRLEEFENLGSAGIRARLAHSDGRAETVEADWLVGTDGGHSTIRKQLGLKLEGESSETWLIADATVECDLPKDSIHWMRTPTGTVMMVPFPEPGKWRLLDTAETSYGGDDTMVARRFSAKITTGTGKPAVVRTPSWVSVFTIQQRMIGSMRSGRVLLAGDAAHVHSPASGQGMNTGVQDAVNLSWKLAAVLRGEAPDSLLDSYSDERVPVGAELLRTTRMATMLVQLRSRKAAAGLRAAFTVLRSLPPLKGRIQRKIMGGMSALGLGYAAGPLAHPSTQSGGVRPGERVARVTAGTLAGSPGWQALISELQRPEWLLLTFGEAPGEPPEETYGPSVRIRTVNTPGPDALSDPGGHLSAGLGVPAGSWLLIRPDGYLAARGTHTEAPSHALRALGIHPSRSVQPAH; encoded by the coding sequence ATGCCCGACGCATCGGCCCGCACGGCGCAGGTCCTCGTCGTGGGCGCCGGACCGGTCGGCCTCAGCACCGCCCATGAGCTGGCCCGGCACGGTGTCCGGGTGCGGCTCGTGGACGCGGCCGCCGGGCCGGCCACCACCAGCAGGGCGCTGGCCACCCACGCCCGCACGCTGGAGACGTACGACCAGATGGGCATCCTCGACGAACTCCTGCCCCGCGGGCAGCGGGTGGAGCACTTCACCCTCCACCAGAACGGGCGCAGGCTGATCCGCTTCGACACGGACTACAGCCGGCTGCCCACCCGGTTCCCCTTCACGCTCATGGTCGACCAGGTCATCACCGAGGAGGTGCTGCGCACCGCGACCGCCCGCCGCGGCGTGGAGGTCGAGTGGGGCGTACGTCTCGAGGAGTTCGAAAACCTCGGCAGCGCGGGCATCCGGGCCCGGCTCGCGCACTCGGACGGCCGCGCCGAAACCGTCGAGGCCGACTGGCTGGTCGGCACCGACGGCGGCCACAGCACCATCCGCAAGCAGCTCGGGCTGAAGCTGGAGGGCGAATCCAGCGAGACCTGGCTGATCGCCGACGCGACCGTCGAATGCGACCTGCCCAAGGACAGCATCCACTGGATGCGCACACCCACCGGCACGGTGATGATGGTGCCGTTCCCCGAGCCCGGCAAGTGGCGGCTGCTGGACACCGCCGAGACGTCCTACGGCGGCGACGACACCATGGTGGCCCGGCGCTTCTCGGCGAAGATCACCACCGGTACCGGCAAGCCGGCCGTGGTCCGTACACCCTCCTGGGTCTCGGTGTTCACGATTCAGCAGCGCATGATCGGCTCGATGCGCTCGGGCCGGGTGCTGCTGGCAGGGGACGCCGCCCATGTCCACAGCCCCGCCTCCGGACAGGGCATGAACACCGGTGTCCAGGACGCGGTCAACCTCTCCTGGAAGCTCGCGGCGGTGCTGCGCGGCGAGGCTCCCGACTCCCTCCTCGACTCCTACAGCGATGAACGCGTCCCGGTCGGTGCGGAGTTGCTGCGTACCACCCGGATGGCCACGATGCTGGTCCAGCTGCGCAGCCGTAAGGCGGCAGCGGGCCTGCGGGCGGCCTTCACCGTGCTGCGCTCGCTGCCGCCGCTGAAGGGCCGGATCCAGCGCAAGATCATGGGTGGCATGTCAGCGCTCGGGCTGGGCTACGCGGCGGGCCCGCTCGCCCACCCGAGTACGCAGTCCGGCGGTGTACGACCCGGCGAACGGGTGGCCCGGGTCACCGCCGGGACCCTGGCAGGCAGCCCCGGCTGGCAGGCGCTGATCTCCGAACTCCAGCGCCCCGAATGGCTGTTGCTCACCTTCGGCGAGGCCCCCGGGGAGCCTCCGGAGGAGACATACGGGCCGTCGGTCCGTATCCGTACGGTGAACACCCCTGGGCCCGACGCGCTGTCCGACCCCGGCGGGCATCTGTCCGCCGGACTGGGTGTCCCGGCCGGCAGCTGGCTGCTGATCCGCCCCGACGGCTATCTGGCCGCCAGGGGCACGCATACGGAGGCACCGTCGCACGCACTGAGAGCACTGGGAATACATCCTTCCAGGTCCGTCCAGCCCGCCCACTGA